A section of the Candidatus Moraniibacteriota bacterium genome encodes:
- a CDS encoding cation:proton antiporter: MSLEVVLAVAVLMLICIGTYFVAGRLKLPYTVLLVIVGSILVPLTHFAFFHFIKSFELTPELLFFVFLPVLIFESAYNMNMREMAENVRSISWLSVVSLVVSAFFVAFVLFWGLKFIGFPVPFMATLVFGALISATDPVAVLALFKEFGVPRRLSLIFEGESLFNDGTSLALFLIVLDVAMAGFSGLGSILEGVFMFMTMVLGGGIFGLLMGFVFSKIIGKVQDNEHVEITLTMLVAHLTFILSELISHHLVLFGQEIRFSSIIATVMASMVIGNYGRFKISPRVEEYMEKFWGYFAFVANSLVFILMGLLFADLPIHFDQFIVPMLMTVVVVMIGRGLSIYPVVAMVNRLKKEDQIPMSWQHLLAWGSLRGALAVTMVLLIPDTLILPGWNYDFTVKEFIAAITIGCIYFTLLIKATSIGAMIKKMKLSDLTSLETVEYHECSALVYQEALEKLADFHEKGYVKSDVFARLKQEYTERYEKSVAACQSLFTATPSDMNRALQMYALGMEKRFLRELYVYQEISESEYKEILNKIAIQTSRVEEGREQVSHHAERFRQDWFETLVMWLRKKFRPKPVKQEMLEEYRYYRAQEVVLAKVLRRLKSLSERFPGLYGDEASTTAVIALYEGLRVDAEKKRDAVAAKIGTELAYLNESFGRYALFKTEERMLDELLENAMLPRKVGNMLYNELKDEAYSI; the protein is encoded by the coding sequence ATGTCACTCGAAGTCGTGCTCGCGGTCGCCGTACTCATGCTCATCTGTATTGGCACGTATTTTGTCGCCGGCCGCTTGAAATTGCCGTATACAGTGCTGCTCGTCATCGTCGGCTCTATCCTGGTGCCACTCACGCATTTTGCATTCTTTCATTTCATCAAAAGTTTTGAACTGACTCCCGAGCTCCTCTTCTTTGTCTTTCTGCCGGTGCTCATCTTTGAGTCGGCCTACAACATGAACATGCGTGAGATGGCCGAAAATGTTCGATCGATCTCGTGGCTGTCAGTTGTGAGTCTTGTCGTTTCTGCCTTTTTCGTGGCGTTCGTGCTTTTCTGGGGACTGAAGTTCATCGGCTTCCCGGTGCCGTTCATGGCGACGCTCGTTTTCGGGGCGCTCATCTCGGCGACGGATCCGGTGGCGGTGCTCGCATTGTTCAAGGAATTCGGCGTGCCGCGCCGTCTCTCACTCATCTTTGAGGGGGAGAGCTTGTTCAATGATGGTACTTCGCTTGCTCTCTTTCTCATCGTCCTTGATGTAGCGATGGCCGGGTTCTCGGGACTCGGGAGCATACTCGAGGGTGTATTCATGTTTATGACGATGGTGCTTGGTGGTGGCATTTTCGGGCTCTTGATGGGGTTCGTATTTTCCAAGATCATCGGTAAAGTGCAGGATAATGAGCACGTTGAAATCACGCTCACCATGCTCGTGGCGCATCTCACCTTCATACTCTCCGAACTCATTTCGCATCATCTCGTCCTCTTCGGCCAAGAAATCAGATTTTCGTCGATTATCGCGACCGTGATGGCGTCGATGGTCATCGGCAACTATGGTCGGTTCAAGATTTCGCCGCGCGTCGAGGAATACATGGAGAAGTTCTGGGGGTACTTCGCCTTCGTGGCAAACTCGCTCGTTTTCATTCTGATGGGACTACTCTTTGCTGATCTTCCGATCCATTTTGATCAATTTATCGTGCCGATGCTCATGACGGTTGTGGTGGTGATGATTGGCCGAGGACTGTCCATTTATCCAGTCGTGGCTATGGTGAATCGACTGAAGAAAGAAGATCAGATTCCGATGTCGTGGCAGCATCTGCTCGCGTGGGGGAGTCTCCGCGGAGCGCTGGCGGTCACGATGGTGCTTCTCATCCCCGATACACTTATACTTCCAGGTTGGAATTATGACTTTACCGTGAAGGAATTCATCGCGGCCATCACGATTGGCTGCATCTACTTCACTCTCCTCATCAAAGCGACCTCGATCGGAGCGATGATCAAGAAGATGAAACTGTCGGATCTGACATCTCTCGAGACCGTGGAGTACCATGAGTGCTCGGCCCTGGTCTATCAGGAGGCGCTCGAGAAGCTCGCCGATTTCCATGAGAAAGGATACGTGAAGAGCGATGTGTTTGCCCGACTCAAACAAGAATACACGGAGCGTTACGAGAAGTCGGTAGCGGCCTGTCAGTCGCTCTTTACGGCGACACCGAGCGACATGAACCGAGCACTGCAGATGTATGCTCTCGGCATGGAAAAGCGCTTTCTCCGCGAGCTCTACGTCTATCAGGAGATTTCCGAATCGGAATACAAGGAGATTTTGAACAAGATCGCGATTCAGACGTCGCGAGTTGAGGAGGGAAGGGAGCAAGTATCGCATCATGCGGAGCGCTTCCGTCAGGACTGGTTCGAGACACTCGTCATGTGGCTGCGGAAGAAGTTCCGTCCCAAACCAGTCAAACAGGAAATGCTCGAGGAATACCGTTACTATCGCGCCCAGGAAGTGGTGCTGGCCAAGGTGCTCCGGCGTCTCAAGTCACTCTCGGAACGCTTTCCAGGGCTCTACGGAGATGAGGCATCGACAACGGCCGTCATCGCACTGTATGAGGGACTCCGGGTGGATGCAGAAAAAAAGCGCGACGCCGTAGCAGCAAAAATTGGGACGGAGCTCGCGTATTTGAACGAGTCATTCGGTCGCTATGCACTCTTCAAGACCGAAGAACGGATGCTCGACGAACTCTTGGAAAATGCCATGCTTCCGCGCAAAGTGGGGAATATGCTCTATAATGAGCTGAAGGACGAAGCCTACTCGATTTAG
- the rplL gene encoding 50S ribosomal protein L7/L12: MSEEKKEVVVPEKFEKLVAEIEKMSVLDLSELVSVLEEKFGVSAAAPMMMGAAPAAATEEVEEKTDFDVELTAAGQQKINAIKAVREVTGLGLKEAKDLVDAAPKVIKEKVAKADAEVMKKKLEEAGATVTLK, translated from the coding sequence ATGTCAGAGGAAAAGAAGGAAGTCGTTGTGCCGGAGAAGTTCGAGAAGCTCGTCGCTGAGATCGAAAAGATGAGCGTGCTCGACCTGTCCGAGCTCGTGAGCGTGCTCGAGGAAAAGTTCGGCGTGTCAGCCGCTGCCCCGATGATGATGGGTGCCGCGCCAGCCGCCGCTACTGAAGAAGTCGAAGAAAAGACAGATTTCGATGTCGAGCTCACCGCCGCGGGTCAGCAGAAGATCAATGCCATCAAGGCGGTCCGTGAAGTGACCGGCTTGGGCCTCAAGGAAGCCAAGGATCTCGTCGACGCCGCTCCAAAGGTGATCAAGGAGAAAGTCGCCAAGGCCGATGCCGAAGTGATGAAGAAGAAGCTCGAGGAAGCCGGTGCGACCGTGACCCTCAAATAA
- a CDS encoding 50S ribosomal protein L10 codes for MQNKSQKTELIASVAAKAKGSKALVFANFKGVSVKDITTLRRSLRETGSSWQVLKKTLLNRALDEVGVKVDARALDGQVGVAFSVDEVAAAKTIADFIKAHKDSTLSIVGGSLGSEALSVEAVKALAKLPSKDELRAKLVGTLQAPIAGFVRTLSGNLTGLVRVLGAVRDAKGA; via the coding sequence ATGCAGAATAAATCACAGAAGACCGAGCTCATCGCCAGTGTCGCAGCCAAAGCGAAGGGCTCGAAGGCACTGGTGTTTGCCAACTTCAAGGGCGTTTCGGTGAAGGATATCACGACACTCCGTCGGAGTCTCCGCGAGACGGGCTCGAGCTGGCAGGTGTTGAAGAAAACCCTCCTCAATCGCGCGCTGGATGAGGTCGGTGTGAAGGTGGACGCTCGTGCTCTCGACGGCCAGGTCGGCGTCGCGTTCTCTGTGGACGAAGTTGCGGCCGCCAAAACAATTGCCGATTTCATCAAAGCGCACAAGGACTCGACGCTCTCAATTGTCGGGGGCTCGCTCGGATCTGAGGCGTTGTCTGTGGAAGCAGTGAAGGCGCTAGCCAAATTGCCGTCCAAGGATGAGCTCCGGGCAAAGCTTGTCGGGACACTCCAAGCGCCGATCGCTGGATTCGTCCGGACCCTCTCGGGTAATCTCACGGGGTTGGTCCGAGTACTCGGTGCGGTGCGGGATGCCAAGGGTGCCTAA
- the rpsP gene encoding 30S ribosomal protein S16 has protein sequence MLVIRLNRFGKRNQAQFRVVLQEKTKAPGHRHVEMLGSHDPHSKVTIFKKDRILYWIGQGAQPSDRVHNMLVKEGVIEGKITPKRMPRPVKKEEPLVEEKPAEEKPAEAQVDKKEEEALKVEEAATEATPVVASAPAEATTPAEVAPAEAPKV, from the coding sequence ATGCTCGTCATCCGCCTCAACCGCTTCGGCAAGAGAAACCAGGCTCAATTCCGAGTCGTCCTTCAGGAGAAAACCAAAGCCCCAGGCCATCGCCATGTGGAGATGCTCGGGAGCCATGACCCGCACTCCAAGGTGACGATTTTCAAGAAGGACCGCATCCTGTATTGGATCGGCCAGGGCGCCCAGCCATCTGATCGTGTCCACAATATGCTCGTGAAGGAGGGTGTCATCGAAGGGAAAATCACGCCCAAGCGTATGCCACGTCCGGTAAAAAAGGAGGAGCCGCTAGTCGAGGAGAAACCGGCTGAGGAAAAGCCTGCCGAAGCTCAGGTAGATAAAAAGGAAGAAGAAGCTTTGAAGGTGGAAGAGGCGGCCACCGAAGCTACCCCAGTCGTGGCGAGCGCTCCCGCTGAGGCGACGACCCCTGCTGAAGTCGCTCCAGCCGAGGCCCCGAAAGTCTGA